ATTCGTAAGGCTTCAACTGCAGATGCTTGCGAAATCATGGTGAAATTATCCACCAGCACGAAGCCTATAGTACGAAGGGTAGAGTTATTTATCGTCATATTGCTAACTCCTCAAAGGCAAGACAGATCGCAGTCAGTTTATTTTGATTGCTTGTATTTATTTTTGTTTGTCATAAAGTTGTACTTTTTTATTGCTTTTATACAACTCTTTAACTGTATATTTTTTACACAGATTTTGTCTGAATACCAACTTTTTTTAGCATTTTCTGAACTACGTTAACACCCTTACCAGGGTGAAACTGAGACAAGATGCTTTACCCTTTTAAAGCCAAGAGTTGGGCTTCACTTATACCGCCTATCAGCGGTATATTGCAGTTTAATTAAAGCTATCTTGCTGTAGAACAAAGCGAATAACAAAAGTCTGTTTCTGAGGAGCAATAATGAGTCGCTGGGATGGCATCGAAGCATTTGTGGAAGTGGTTAAACAAGGGAGCTTTTCTGCTGCTGCCGAGCAGCTGAATGTATCTAACTCTCATGTAAGCCGGCTAATTTCACGCCTGGAAGCCAGGTTAGGTGCTCAACTATTGTATCGCTCCACCCGTAAAGTCACCTTAACGGATGTGGGCAGGGTCTATTTTGAACAGTGCCAACACTTGCTCGGTGGCTTTCTTCAAGCCGAGCTTTCTGTTTCAGATATGCAAACTACTCCACAAGGTCTGCTCCGGATGACTGTTGCCACTACCTTTGGTGAACGCTTTATTATCCCGCTGCTTAATGATTTTTTAGCCGACCACCCTGCCCTTAGCATTGATGTTAACCTCAGTAATCAAAACCTGGATATTATTCAAGGGGGGTTTGATCTGGCCATTCGGATGGGCATTCTTAAAGATTCCTCATTAATTGCTAAGCGCATTGCTCCCCGTCGGTTGTTTATCTGTGCAACTCCCTGCTATTTAAAACAATTTGGTACGCCGCATACTCTATCAGAGCTTCAACAGCATAATTGTTTGATTGGTTCTACAGACTACTGGCTGGTTCAGTTGGAAGGTAAGTTAAAGGAGTATCGAGTCAAGGGGCGCTGGCGCTGTAACAGTGGGCCCGCTTTATTTAACGCCGTCAGCAAAGGATTAGGACTCGCTCAATTACCAGACTATTATGTTAAGCCTGCCATTGAGCGAGGTGAGCTGCGGGTATTATTGGATCAATACCAACCGCCTCAGACAGCGGTGTGGGCCGTTTACCCATACAACCGCCACCTGTCTCCTAAAGTACGATTGTTTGTAGATTATTTAAGCCAACACTTACCTCAACGTTTGGGATAACACTATTGCTAGAGATAAAACTATTGAGAGTCTTTATGCTTAATCCCCATTGGACTCTCAATATCATCCCGTCTGGGTAAGTGACGGTATTTTTCCAAAGCATCTTTCGCGCTATCAACGTTGCACTTTCCTACGCGCCTTAACAGTGTATTCCCAAAACCAATGGTCCGCCCAAAGTGGCCATTTTCCACCCACTCTTTCCAATGGCCAGCTCCAATATCAACGGCCTTTATTCCAATATTGTCATTTGGCTGAGCAACTAAAGACCATTCCATACCATCATGTCCCCCATCAGGGTTACCATATGGCCACTGAAAATCACCATGCATAAAGACTTGATCACCCTCTTGGGCTGCCATGCCATTCCAGTCAGGATAAGTATCAGAAACCCAGTAATAACGTTGTTGAGTACTACTGGCTGCTGTAGGCGCATAATAAAAGCATAACCCCTGAGTAGCCCACTGAGCATGTTTGGGATCAGCATCATTATAAAAAGTAATTAACCAGCGATTACCATTTTTCACCAAATCGGGCTCAAATGGCGGCTTGGCAAAGCTGGCAAATGTAGCGCCTAACAAAATAGTTCCCAGAAAACTACAAGCTATATTTTTAGACCAATCTCCTTTGGTCCATCCCTGCTTATTCATATCCATAACTAAACTCCCTTTAGTAACGAAAGCAGTTCAGAATTACAAAATAATTGTGAATCAGGTTACGCCATGACTCACAATCATAAAAATCATACTGCTACTAAATAGTAGACAAAAGTCTTATTTTGAAATATCCACTCAACTACTCACAGCAAAAATAACTATTACAATATACTATTAGTTTAAATTAACCTTTTACTAATATATTGCAACGTATTAAAAATAAGGCATTTTTTTCAACAGTTTTCAATAAAATACACCCAATCAAACCACTTTAAAACCAATTATCTATTAATGTATAGCCTATAATCCAAGTGATATTACGCTATACTTAACCTGTTGCTTACCAACAATAATAACTCTTCAAAGAAAGGTCTTAGTTAACTTATATCCAATATTTCCAGGGAGGGAATGTCATGGCTGATCACCTAACAAGCAAAAGACAATTTTATGCAAAAAATAACAACTATTTTTTTGCATCTTCATTATTTACCGGCATGATTAGTTTTTTCATCTCTACACCGACAACCGCTAATTCGGTAGAAATAACTCAAGCAGAGTCAGGTAATATACCTGACCAAACGATGACAGTGCCTTATGATTTTAAAGTCAGTAAATATACTGGAAAACGTGACCATTTCAAATTATTTTACGATTGGAAATGGGATGAACAAGACCCATTTAAAGAGTACGCAGGGTTTCGTCCAGGTGACTACCACATTTACCTAGCTGAACGTACCGGATTAAACTGGAAAAATGAAATTCAATATAAAAAAATTCGGTTGGTCAAACCAGAGGACAGGAACTGGTCTGCAACTAAAGAACATCATCAGCCGTTTAATGTTACCCACAGTGGTAAAATAGTAGGTCTTTATATGGGTGAATGGGGTGTTTGGGAACGTGCCTATACCGCTGACTATATTGCTGCTAATAATATTACGCATCTGTTTTATTCATTTGTTGGTATTTGCGATTATGAACGGCCAAATGCTACAGAAAATAATGGGTTAGACATTCAATTTGGCAAAGACTCAAGAAACAAAGCGGTAATGCGAGCCAGCTGTGGTCAAGGCTTAGCTCCCGATCAACATGACAATTTAAAAGGTGACTTAGTTAAAATTGGCGTAACCAAAAAACAACAAGATTTTGAAATATCACCTTATGATTATTTAGCTTATCCTCACCTACTCGATTCAATTAAAGCCATGAAGAAGCAGTTTCCTCATTTAAAAGGCATGTTATCTATCGGTGGTTGGACACTGAGTGATCCATTCTATGACATGGTAAAAACACCAGAACGGCAGCAAACGTTTATCCAATCCATTATTGATACCATCAATGCCTATCCTGGTGTATTTGATGGTGTTGACTTAGATTGGGAATTTCCTGGTGGATCAGGGCTGAGTCCTAATTTAACCGCAGGTTATGTAGAAGATAGAGAAAACTTTACTGTTTTTGTGAAAGCACTGCGTCATGCGTTAACAACTGAATTTGGTAGCAGTTTTCAGTTAACAGCGGCACTTTCAGCTTCTCCAGCAAAATTGGCTGCAGTTGATTTAAATGCCCTTAAAGATGACTTTACCTTTATTAATTTAATGACCTATGACCTTTATGGCGCTTGGGGCAAAGACCCTGCACATCATACCGGTGTTTATGCCAAACCGATTGCAGGTGCCTATAATGTTGAAGGGAATGCTACTGACGAGTTAGGAAATATTATTTTATATAATGGCCAACCAGTTTCCCTAACTAAAGTGATGCGC
This sequence is a window from Spartinivicinus poritis. Protein-coding genes within it:
- a CDS encoding glycosyl hydrolase family 18 protein gives rise to the protein MADHLTSKRQFYAKNNNYFFASSLFTGMISFFISTPTTANSVEITQAESGNIPDQTMTVPYDFKVSKYTGKRDHFKLFYDWKWDEQDPFKEYAGFRPGDYHIYLAERTGLNWKNEIQYKKIRLVKPEDRNWSATKEHHQPFNVTHSGKIVGLYMGEWGVWERAYTADYIAANNITHLFYSFVGICDYERPNATENNGLDIQFGKDSRNKAVMRASCGQGLAPDQHDNLKGDLVKIGVTKKQQDFEISPYDYLAYPHLLDSIKAMKKQFPHLKGMLSIGGWTLSDPFYDMVKTPERQQTFIQSIIDTINAYPGVFDGVDLDWEFPGGSGLSPNLTAGYVEDRENFTVFVKALRHALTTEFGSSFQLTAALSASPAKLAAVDLNALKDDFTFINLMTYDLYGAWGKDPAHHTGVYAKPIAGAYNVEGNATDELGNIILYNGQPVSLTKVMRNYSAEGAVKTVQQLYPDFPMAKLTIGAASYSRGWQYVKTKAQHAKLYWHGKAQQWSNSNSKGLGNKGTFEFGVSDFRDVYDHFMQEDTQFLYYDRQAESAYIWQPHTNLNNDNYHYAHVEAFDSPRSVIAKGKLIKKYGLGGIFAWEAQTDNGLILNAMNAAVCNPLQDGGYYQFSQAYAGTVTSQVIASDNKGNPTKVRETLHGSEVFQFDGKTFCDTTSPGNRPPQVNITGPTQAKANTTVTLDASQSTDPDGDQLSFEWKIPSGIKVDNTQLNKISFTTPAVQQDTIFKFGLSVSDGQTNVQRLWSLQVTTTSDPGKDCNKDPNAKNYPAWQPNKTYQSGTKVSYNFLVWQSNWWNSGNEPGKTEAWKLLSKVILSWHASKAYPADSIIHHQGTRYKARWWTKGEEPGKASVWQSLGKHQCFIPNANGF
- a CDS encoding LysR family transcriptional regulator, translating into MSRWDGIEAFVEVVKQGSFSAAAEQLNVSNSHVSRLISRLEARLGAQLLYRSTRKVTLTDVGRVYFEQCQHLLGGFLQAELSVSDMQTTPQGLLRMTVATTFGERFIIPLLNDFLADHPALSIDVNLSNQNLDIIQGGFDLAIRMGILKDSSLIAKRIAPRRLFICATPCYLKQFGTPHTLSELQQHNCLIGSTDYWLVQLEGKLKEYRVKGRWRCNSGPALFNAVSKGLGLAQLPDYYVKPAIERGELRVLLDQYQPPQTAVWAVYPYNRHLSPKVRLFVDYLSQHLPQRLG